Part of the Streptomyces sp. NBC_00457 genome, CGAGGCGCGTGCCGCGAAGAGCTCGCTCACTCATGAATCGTGCCTCCCGGGCTTGTCGCCCACAGGACAGGTGTCGCTGTCGTCGTCATCCGGTCAACGTCCGGTCGGCGGTAAAGATTCCCGTTCCGTGTCCCGTTCCGGGGTCATGCGTCGCCGTCGTAGCCGCCCCTTGTTGTACCCACCAGCGCCCGGTTTGTCACATCTGCTAGCAGATGTCACCCAGCGTTTCGGCATCTTTGACGCGCAGTAACGGTACGCCTGGCAGGCCAAACGCGTACACTACCGCCCTTTCGCCTTGAGTGCTAAATCCTGTCCGGAACGGGGTTGCCCGCGTCGGCGATCGCCCGCCGCACCGGAACCCGTGCGAGCAGGGCGAATCCCAGGATGAAGAAGGCCACTAGAGAGATGATCGCGTCCCGATAACTTCCGGTCAGCTGGTAGGTGAGACCGAACAGAAGAGGGCCCAACCAGCTCATGCCCCGGTCGCTGAGTTCGTACGCCGAGAAGTACTCGGCCTCTTTTCCGGGCGGGACCAGATGCGAGAACAGGGAGCGGGACAGTGCCTGGCTGCCGCCGAGGACGAGGCCGATGCCGGCGGCGAGCACGAAGAACCAGACCGGAGCGCCCGCCGGCAGGAAGTAGCCCGCGCCCAGTGTCACCGTCCAGGCGATCAGGGAACCGAGGATCGTGCGCTTGGCGCCGTACGTGCGGGCCAGCCGCCCCAGTGCGAGGGCGCCCACCACCGCCAGCACCTGGACCATGAGCACCGCCCCGATCAGCGTCGACTGCCCGAGCCCCAGCTCCTCGGAGCCATAGACGGAGGCCTGGGAGATCACCGTCTGGATGCCGTCGTTGTAGACGAGATACGCCAGCAGGAACGCCAGCGTCAGCGGATGGCGGCGCATGTCCCGGACGGTCGCCGCCAACTGCCGGAAGCCGGGGGCGGTCGCCTCCTTCGCCGTGGACCGGCGGTCGCGCAGCCGTCGTAGCGGAATGAGGGTGAAGGCGCCCCACCACAGACCGGCCGAGGCGAGACAGATGCGGACGGCGGTCCCTTCCGAGACACCGAAGGTGTCGTGGGCGAGATAGAGCACCAGATTCAGTACGAGGACCAGCGCGCCCGCCGCATAGCCGAACGCCCAGCCCCG contains:
- a CDS encoding MFS transporter; translated protein: MGTGTVRTEAADEATERRREQRGWYFYDWACSVYSTSVLTVFLGPYLTSVAKEAADGDGFVHPLGIPVRAGSFFAYSVSLSVIVAVLVMPLVGAAADRTGRKKPLLAAAAYVGAAATTAMFFLDGDRYLLGGLLLIVANAAQSVAMMLYNSYLPQIAPPEERDAVSSRGWAFGYAAGALVLVLNLVLYLAHDTFGVSEGTAVRICLASAGLWWGAFTLIPLRRLRDRRSTAKEATAPGFRQLAATVRDMRRHPLTLAFLLAYLVYNDGIQTVISQASVYGSEELGLGQSTLIGAVLMVQVLAVVGALALGRLARTYGAKRTILGSLIAWTVTLGAGYFLPAGAPVWFFVLAAGIGLVLGGSQALSRSLFSHLVPPGKEAEYFSAYELSDRGMSWLGPLLFGLTYQLTGSYRDAIISLVAFFILGFALLARVPVRRAIADAGNPVPDRI